The Symphalangus syndactylus isolate Jambi chromosome 16, NHGRI_mSymSyn1-v2.1_pri, whole genome shotgun sequence genome has a window encoding:
- the LOC134732735 gene encoding uncharacterized protein produces the protein MTIPPEDLTPGTQSTVIYQGFQLCHVLPVWPWENSSLFLSLIVVIYAHTRERNPRGGHQSRALCAEEIYPVKCRKAPAPPDRVLPPRRGPSRPSPPEAPGTRLARRSRSSKSEWGRRVAAAAPGGGERGPRTRAQLRKRRTGARALLRCSRASPRPPLPLCPRGRGAGDPRGGSRSSTAGAAQPAALVPQHSWVTDSDRRDLAAPGTLATWRTSARRRQTPLGKLRGRALEPRATRALPTFPGRRCPGPCVGSSWPVGIHLKMNYCWPGGSHNIIVTAYTLLNLIISVLYCHHFI, from the exons ATGACAATTCCACCTGAAGACTTAACACCTGGGACACAAAGCACAGTGATTTACCAGGgattccagctctgccatgtgctacctgtgtggccttgggagaATTCCTCACTTTTCCTGAGCCTCATTGTTGTCATTT ACGCCCACACGCGGGAGCGAAATCCAAGGGGCGGACACCAGAGCCGAGCACTTTGCGCTGAGGAAATTTACCCGGTGAAGTGTCGAAAAGCCCCAGCCCCTCCAGACAGGGTCCTCCCACCCCGGCGTGGGCCATCCCGGCCCAGCCCTCCCGAGGCCCCGGGTACTCGCCTCGCGCGCCGGTCGCGGAGTTCGAAAAGCGAG TGGGGCCGGCGTGTCGCGGCCGCCGCACCTGGAGGCGGGGAGCGCGGGCCGCGGACCCGCGCTCAGCTCCGGAAACGCCGAACCGGCGCCCGCGCCTTGCTCAGGTGCTCCCGCGCCTCTCCTCGGCCGCCGCTTCCTCTCTGCCCGCGGGGGCGGGGAGCAGGCGACCCGCGCGGGGGAAGCCGGAGCTCAACGGCGGGGGCGGCCCAGCCGGCCGCCCTGGTTCCACAGCATAGTTGGGTGACTGATTCAGACCGCCGCGACTTGGCCGCGCCTGGCACCCTCGCCACCTGGCGCACCTCGGCCCGGAGGCGTCAGACCCCGCTGGGGAAGCTGCGGGGGCGCGCCCTGGAGCCCAGAGCGACAAGGGCATTACCCACCTTCCCGGGACGGAGATGCCCAGGACCTTGTGTTGGCTCCTCCTGGCCAGTGG GAATTCATCTTAAAATGAATTACTGTTGGCCAGGTGGCAGTCACAACATAATTGTCACTGCCTACACACTCCTGAACTTGATCATAAGTGTTTTATATTGTCATCACTTCATTTGA
- the LOC129464986 gene encoding uncharacterized protein, with translation MEKAKLFLPTCSLPRLFASCCIWPLKGQVKGKRRLRGRAVCELGVTVFPRLKFSVVISVHCNFCLLSSSNPLASASRVAGTDYRHEPPHLANFFVFFLKRWFRHIVQSNFSNH, from the exons ATGGAGAAGGCTAAACTTTTTCTTCCCACATGCTCACTTCCTCGCTTGTTCGCTAGCTGCTGCATCTGGCCCCTCAAGGGTCAAGTCAAGGGGAAAAGGAGATTGAGAGGAAGGGCAGTCTGTGAATTG ggtgtcaccgtgtttcccaggctaaagttcagtgttgtgatctcagttcattgcaacttctgtcttctgagctcaagcaatcctcttgcctcagcctctcgagtagctgggactgactacaggcatgaaccaccacacctggccaatttttttgtattttttttgaaaagatggtTTCGCCATATTGtacag